The following are encoded in a window of Streptomyces sp. 11x1 genomic DNA:
- the glnA gene encoding type I glutamate--ammonia ligase yields the protein MFQNADEAKKFIADEDVKFVDVRFCDLPGVMQHFTIPATAFDPAEELAFDGSSIRGFQAIHESDMALRADLSTARVDPFRRDKTVNINFFIHDPITGEQYSRDPRNVAKKAEAYLASTGIADTAYFGPEAEFYVFDSVRFKTSENESFYHIDSEAGAWNTGALEDNRGYKVRYKGGYFPTPPVDHFADLRAEISLELAKSGLQVERQHHEVGTAGQAEINYKFNTLLAAADDLQLFKYIVKNVAWRNGKTATFMPKPIFGDNGSGMHVHQSLWSGGSPLFYDEAGYAGLSDTARYYIGGILKHAPSLLAFTNPTVNSYHRLVPGFEAPVNLVYSQRNRSAAMRIPITGSNPKAKRVEFRAPDSSGNPYLAFSALLLAGLDGIKNKIEPAEPIDKDLYELAPEEHAGVPQVPTSLPAVLDSLERDHEFLLQGDVFTPDLIETWIDYKRANEIAPLQLRPHPHEFELYFDV from the coding sequence ATGTTCCAGAACGCCGACGAGGCCAAGAAGTTCATCGCGGACGAGGACGTCAAGTTCGTCGACGTCCGTTTCTGCGACCTGCCGGGTGTGATGCAGCACTTCACGATCCCGGCCACGGCCTTCGACCCGGCCGAGGAGCTCGCGTTCGACGGCTCCTCGATCCGCGGCTTCCAGGCCATCCACGAGTCCGACATGGCGCTCCGCGCCGACCTGTCCACCGCGCGCGTCGACCCGTTCCGCCGCGACAAGACGGTCAACATCAACTTCTTCATCCACGACCCGATCACGGGCGAGCAGTACTCCCGTGACCCGCGGAACGTGGCGAAGAAGGCCGAGGCGTACCTCGCGTCCACCGGTATCGCCGACACCGCGTACTTCGGCCCCGAGGCCGAGTTCTACGTCTTCGACAGTGTGCGCTTCAAGACCTCGGAGAACGAGTCCTTCTACCACATCGACTCCGAGGCGGGCGCCTGGAACACCGGTGCGCTGGAGGACAACCGCGGGTACAAGGTCCGCTACAAGGGCGGCTACTTCCCGACCCCGCCGGTCGACCACTTCGCCGACCTGCGCGCGGAGATCTCGCTGGAGCTGGCCAAGTCCGGCCTCCAGGTCGAGCGCCAGCACCACGAGGTGGGCACCGCCGGCCAGGCCGAGATCAACTACAAGTTCAACACGCTGCTCGCCGCGGCCGACGACCTCCAGCTCTTCAAGTACATCGTGAAGAACGTGGCCTGGCGCAACGGCAAGACCGCGACCTTCATGCCGAAGCCGATCTTCGGTGACAACGGCTCGGGCATGCACGTCCACCAGTCGCTGTGGTCGGGCGGCTCCCCGCTCTTCTACGACGAGGCCGGTTACGCGGGCCTGTCGGACACCGCCCGCTACTACATCGGCGGCATCCTCAAGCACGCCCCGTCGCTGCTGGCCTTCACCAACCCGACGGTGAACTCGTACCACCGTCTGGTCCCGGGCTTCGAGGCCCCGGTGAACCTGGTCTACTCGCAGCGCAACCGCTCCGCGGCCATGCGTATCCCGATCACGGGTTCGAACCCGAAGGCCAAGCGCGTCGAGTTCCGCGCGCCCGACTCCTCCGGCAACCCGTACCTCGCCTTCTCGGCCCTGCTGCTCGCGGGCCTCGACGGCATCAAGAACAAGATCGAGCCGGCCGAGCCGATCGACAAGGACCTCTACGAGCTCGCCCCCGAGGAGCACGCGGGCGTCCCGCAGGTCCCGACCTCGCTCCCGGCCGTCCTCGACTCGCTGGAGCGCGACCACGAGTTCCTCCTCCAGGGCGACGTCTTCACGCCGGACCTGATCGAGACGTGGATCGACTACAAGCGCGCCAACGAGATCGCCCCGCTGCAGCTGCGCCCGCACCCGCACGAGTTCGAGCTGTACTTCGACGTGTGA
- a CDS encoding RDD family protein, whose product MDKRQAIGSWLSGPREAAEAAGVDFGYRGQQLGLPEEGPGSIARPGRRLGALAVDWGLCLLIAYGLITDGYDQATSNWALLIFFLLHVLTLGTVGFTPGKRLFGLRVVSQDTGTVSPWRAAVRSALLCLAIPALVWDRDGRGLHDRLARTVEVRI is encoded by the coding sequence GTGGACAAGAGGCAAGCAATCGGATCGTGGCTCTCCGGCCCCCGCGAAGCCGCGGAGGCGGCCGGAGTCGACTTCGGATACAGGGGCCAACAGCTCGGTCTGCCGGAGGAGGGGCCCGGCTCCATCGCCCGCCCGGGCCGCCGTCTCGGCGCACTCGCCGTCGACTGGGGCCTCTGCCTCTTGATCGCATACGGCCTGATCACCGACGGCTACGACCAGGCCACCAGCAACTGGGCCCTGCTCATCTTCTTCCTGCTGCACGTCCTCACCCTGGGCACGGTCGGCTTCACCCCCGGTAAGCGCCTCTTCGGCCTCCGCGTCGTCTCCCAGGACACCGGCACGGTGAGCCCCTGGCGCGCCGCCGTCCGCTCGGCCCTGCTCTGCCTCGCCATCCCCGCCCTGGTCTGGGACCGCGACGGCCGCGGCCTGCACGACCGGCTGGCGCGCACGGTCGAGGTCCGGATCTGA
- a CDS encoding DUF4191 domain-containing protein, producing the protein MARKEPAADAANPGRLKQIALTYKMTRRADKKIGLVLAAVGIITFGVFLAIGFLIGHPIYLGILGLLLAFLATAIVFGRRAERAAFGQMEGQPGAAAAVLDNVGRGWTTTPAVAMNRSQDVVHRAVGKAGIVLVAEGNPNRVKSLLASEKRKMARIVADVPVHDLVVGTGEGQTELKKLRTTMLKLPRVLSGPQVTATNDRLRAMGDLMSNMPLPKGPMPKGMRMPKGGPKAR; encoded by the coding sequence ATGGCGAGGAAGGAACCCGCAGCGGACGCTGCGAACCCCGGGCGACTCAAGCAGATCGCTCTCACGTACAAGATGACCCGCAGGGCCGACAAGAAGATCGGTCTTGTACTCGCGGCTGTCGGAATCATCACCTTCGGTGTCTTCCTCGCGATCGGTTTCTTGATCGGTCACCCCATCTATCTCGGCATCCTGGGCCTCCTGCTCGCCTTCCTCGCGACGGCGATCGTGTTCGGACGGCGTGCCGAGCGGGCCGCGTTCGGGCAGATGGAAGGCCAGCCGGGTGCCGCGGCGGCGGTCCTGGACAACGTGGGCCGTGGCTGGACCACGACGCCCGCGGTGGCGATGAACCGCAGCCAGGACGTGGTGCACCGGGCCGTCGGCAAGGCCGGCATCGTCCTGGTCGCCGAGGGCAACCCGAACCGGGTGAAGAGCCTGCTGGCCTCCGAGAAGCGGAAGATGGCCCGCATCGTGGCGGACGTCCCCGTGCACGACCTGGTCGTGGGCACGGGCGAGGGCCAGACCGAGCTGAAGAAGCTCCGCACGACCATGCTCAAGCTGCCGCGCGTCCTCTCCGGCCCCCAGGTGACCGCGACCAACGACCGGCTGCGCGCCATGGGCGACCTGATGAGCAACATGCCGCTCCCCAAGGGCCCGATGCCCAAGGGCATGCGCATGCCGAAGGGCGGTCCGAAGGCCCGCTGA
- the lipA gene encoding lipoyl synthase: protein MSAVAPDGRKMLRLEVRNSQTPIERKPEWIKTRAKMGPEYTKMQSLVKSEGLHTVCQEAGCPNIYECWEDREATFLIGGDQCTRRCDFCQIDTGKPEALDRDEPRRVGESVVTMDLNYATITGVARDDLEDGGAWLYAETVRQIHEQTAHRADGRTKVELLAPDFNAVPELLQEVFASRPEVFAHNVETVPRIFKRIRPGFRYERSLKVITEARDYGLVTKSNLILGMGETREEVSEALKQLHDAGCELVTITQYLRPSVRHHPVERWVKPQEFVELKQEADEIGFSGVMSGPLVRSSYRAGRLYQMAVEKRGSYVASQAV from the coding sequence GTGTCCGCAGTCGCACCCGACGGACGCAAGATGCTGCGCCTGGAGGTCCGCAACAGCCAGACCCCCATCGAGCGCAAGCCCGAGTGGATCAAGACCCGGGCGAAAATGGGCCCCGAGTACACGAAGATGCAGAGCCTCGTGAAGAGCGAGGGCCTGCACACCGTCTGCCAGGAAGCCGGATGCCCCAACATCTATGAGTGCTGGGAGGACCGCGAGGCCACCTTCCTCATCGGCGGCGACCAGTGCACCCGGCGCTGCGACTTCTGCCAGATCGACACCGGCAAGCCCGAGGCGCTGGACCGCGACGAACCCCGTCGCGTCGGCGAGTCCGTGGTCACCATGGACCTGAACTACGCCACCATCACCGGCGTCGCCCGCGACGACCTGGAGGACGGCGGCGCCTGGCTGTACGCCGAGACCGTGCGCCAGATCCACGAGCAGACCGCGCACCGCGCGGACGGCCGGACCAAGGTCGAACTGCTGGCGCCCGACTTCAACGCCGTCCCGGAGCTGCTGCAGGAGGTCTTCGCCTCCCGCCCCGAGGTGTTCGCGCACAACGTCGAGACGGTCCCCCGGATCTTCAAGCGCATCCGCCCCGGCTTCCGCTACGAGCGCTCCCTGAAGGTCATCACCGAGGCCCGTGACTACGGTCTGGTCACGAAGTCGAACCTGATCCTCGGCATGGGCGAGACCCGCGAGGAGGTCAGCGAGGCGCTCAAGCAGCTGCACGACGCGGGCTGCGAGCTGGTGACCATCACGCAGTACCTGCGCCCGAGCGTCCGGCACCACCCCGTGGAGCGCTGGGTCAAGCCGCAGGAGTTCGTCGAGCTGAAGCAGGAGGCCGACGAGATCGGCTTCTCCGGGGTGATGTCCGGACCGCTGGTCCGCTCCTCGTACCGCGCCGGCCGCCTGTACCAGATGGCCGTCGAGAAGCGGGGTTCCTACGTCGCTTCGCAGGCCGTCTGA
- the lipB gene encoding lipoyl(octanoyl) transferase LipB, whose protein sequence is MSGLRFVRMGFGTEAVEYQEAWDEQRRVHAARFADEVPDTVLLLEHPPVYTAGRRTADNERPLDGTPVIDVDRGGKITWHGPGQLVGYPIQKLPRPVDVVAHVRRLEEALIRTCAEFGVETTRVEGRSGVWVLGDPVEQRLGGLSLDLDPRMTDDEFDPRMNGPEYAPSNAGQRREDRKIAAIGIRVAKGVTMHGFALNVNPDNKWFDRIIPCGIRDAGVASLAAELGRDITIAEVLPVAERHLRDVLEHADLKPRVVERASA, encoded by the coding sequence GTGAGTGGGTTGCGGTTCGTCCGCATGGGGTTCGGCACGGAGGCCGTCGAGTACCAGGAGGCCTGGGACGAGCAGCGCCGGGTGCACGCGGCGCGGTTCGCGGACGAGGTCCCCGACACCGTGCTGCTCCTGGAGCACCCGCCGGTCTACACGGCCGGGCGGCGCACGGCCGACAACGAGCGCCCCCTCGACGGCACCCCCGTGATCGACGTCGACCGCGGCGGCAAGATCACCTGGCACGGCCCCGGTCAGCTGGTGGGCTACCCGATCCAGAAGCTGCCCCGCCCGGTCGACGTGGTGGCACACGTACGGCGCCTGGAGGAGGCCCTCATCCGTACGTGCGCGGAGTTCGGCGTCGAGACCACCCGGGTCGAGGGCCGCAGCGGTGTGTGGGTGCTGGGCGATCCGGTCGAGCAGCGGCTCGGCGGGCTGTCGCTGGACCTCGACCCCCGGATGACCGACGACGAGTTCGATCCCCGGATGAACGGGCCGGAGTACGCGCCGTCCAACGCGGGCCAGCGGCGTGAGGACCGCAAGATCGCGGCGATCGGGATCCGGGTCGCGAAGGGGGTCACCATGCACGGCTTCGCGCTGAACGTGAACCCGGACAACAAGTGGTTCGACCGGATCATCCCGTGCGGGATCCGTGACGCGGGGGTCGCCTCTCTCGCGGCCGAACTGGGCCGCGACATCACGATCGCCGAGGTGTTGCCGGTGGCCGAGCGCCACCTTCGGGATGTGCTGGAGCACGCGGATCTGAAGCCGCGGGTGGTGGAGCGGGCGTCGGCGTAG
- a CDS encoding regulator, with amino-acid sequence MTERPAQRTPNRQLAALIAEAGFSNAGLARRVDQLGLEHGLDLRYDKTSVTRWLRGQQPRGTTPALIAEVFTRRLGRRLTAQDLGLDACAPVYAGLEFAATPEEAIDIVGGLWRKDSGSHAELRKIAFTPAGLVVPSRDWLIGRADDRVGRGDPAATRVPPQGRPAVPRQRSQTERGPGQKVTGGDIAALRSVGELFRALDDAYGGGHARQALVRYLEHEAEPMLRGAYGEQIGRRLFAAAADLTRLAGWTSYDIGAHGLAQRYFVQALRLAQAAGDRAYGAYVLVTMSRQAVYLGHGREAVQLARVAQQGVGSAVPPVVQSLLHSVEARGHAVLGEVRASTAALVRAERALETARPGDEVPYWARFFDEAQLADEFGHSHRDLQQYRAAAQHAERSLQLRAPAYARSRLFSRVVLASARLGLGELDQACQLGAEAAGQAAEMRSVRAVEYVRDFERRLEPYRDAAPVRGYRDKVAALM; translated from the coding sequence ATGACGGAACGACCCGCGCAGCGCACCCCCAACCGCCAGCTCGCCGCCCTCATCGCAGAAGCGGGGTTCTCGAACGCGGGACTAGCGCGCCGTGTGGACCAGCTCGGTCTCGAACACGGCCTCGACCTCAGATACGACAAGACGTCCGTCACCCGCTGGCTGCGCGGTCAGCAGCCCCGGGGGACGACTCCCGCACTCATCGCCGAGGTGTTCACCCGCCGCCTCGGCCGCCGGCTCACCGCCCAGGACCTCGGCCTGGACGCTTGTGCCCCCGTCTACGCGGGCCTGGAGTTCGCCGCCACCCCCGAGGAGGCCATCGACATCGTCGGCGGCCTGTGGCGCAAGGACTCCGGCAGCCACGCCGAACTCCGCAAGATCGCCTTCACCCCCGCCGGACTCGTCGTACCCAGCCGCGACTGGCTGATCGGGCGGGCCGACGACCGGGTGGGACGCGGTGACCCGGCAGCCACCCGGGTCCCCCCGCAGGGCCGTCCGGCCGTCCCCCGGCAGCGCAGCCAGACCGAGCGCGGCCCCGGCCAGAAGGTCACCGGCGGGGACATCGCCGCCCTCCGCTCGGTGGGGGAGCTGTTCCGCGCCCTCGACGACGCGTACGGCGGCGGCCACGCCCGCCAGGCCCTCGTGCGCTACCTGGAGCACGAGGCCGAGCCCATGCTGCGCGGCGCCTACGGCGAACAGATCGGCCGACGGCTGTTCGCGGCCGCCGCCGACCTGACCCGGCTGGCCGGCTGGACCTCGTACGACATCGGCGCGCACGGGCTCGCCCAGCGGTACTTCGTGCAGGCGCTCAGGCTGGCGCAGGCGGCGGGGGACCGGGCGTACGGGGCGTACGTGCTGGTCACGATGAGCCGTCAGGCGGTCTACCTGGGGCACGGTCGGGAGGCCGTGCAGCTCGCGCGCGTCGCCCAGCAGGGCGTCGGGTCCGCCGTGCCGCCGGTGGTGCAGTCGCTGCTGCACTCCGTCGAGGCGCGCGGGCACGCGGTACTGGGCGAGGTGCGGGCCTCCACGGCCGCCCTGGTCCGCGCCGAACGCGCCCTGGAGACGGCCCGCCCCGGGGACGAAGTCCCGTACTGGGCAAGGTTCTTCGACGAGGCGCAGCTCGCCGACGAGTTCGGGCACAGCCACCGCGACCTCCAGCAGTACCGGGCGGCCGCCCAACACGCGGAACGCTCACTGCAGTTGCGGGCACCCGCGTACGCCCGCAGCCGCCTCTTCTCCCGTGTCGTCCTCGCCTCCGCCCGCCTCGGCCTCGGCGAACTCGACCAGGCCTGCCAGCTCGGCGCGGAGGCCGCGGGACAGGCAGCCGAGATGCGGTCGGTCAGGGCCGTGGAGTACGTCCGCGACTTCGAACGCCGACTGGAGCCGTACCGGGACGCGGCCCCCGTGCGGGGCTACCGGGACAAGGTGGCGGCGCTGATGTAG
- a CDS encoding NAD(P)/FAD-dependent oxidoreductase: MLESVHQSAYQADTENLDVIVVGAGVAGLAAAGHLTRAGLRTLVLEAAPAVGGRMSTEKIDGFRLDRTTHLLSTSYPELRRTPGLDTLALRPFAPGVLLHSDGRHRRAGATPVLRSARGALTAARALASAPRLPRNQGRPQARSTGTRPGRLGAPADQSRLAMALARLAATAPERLLTRAEVPASQALATRGFPPRTIDGFVRPLLTALLADPTLATSSRCADLALHTYATGRLCVPEGGADTLPELLAAALPPGSVRTGVRVTAMSTTSVTTADHGELGCRAVVLATDARSAAALLPGLRVPGFHPVTVLHHATDEPPLTEPALLLDADRSGPVSHTAVISQVDPSRAPAGRTLITSTVLGTPPDAAHLDATVRAQLARLYRTSTTRWELLAAYHVPEAVPAMPAPHDLRRPVRLLAGLYVCGDHRDTSTVQGALHSARRAAHAVLTDLDAHPTFLEEPLETAA, from the coding sequence GTGCTTGAGTCGGTGCACCAGTCGGCGTACCAGGCGGACACGGAGAACCTGGACGTCATCGTCGTAGGAGCCGGCGTGGCCGGCCTCGCTGCGGCCGGACATCTGACCAGGGCGGGCCTCAGGACCCTCGTCCTGGAGGCCGCCCCCGCCGTCGGCGGCCGTATGTCCACCGAGAAGATCGACGGCTTCCGCCTCGACCGGACGACGCATCTGCTCTCCACGTCGTACCCGGAACTGCGCCGCACCCCGGGCTTGGACACCCTGGCCCTGCGCCCGTTCGCCCCCGGCGTCCTGCTGCACTCCGACGGACGTCATCGGCGGGCCGGCGCCACCCCCGTCCTGCGAAGCGCGAGGGGCGCACTCACGGCCGCGCGCGCCCTCGCAAGCGCCCCTAGGCTCCCCCGGAACCAGGGCCGTCCCCAGGCCCGTTCCACGGGCACCCGGCCCGGTCGGCTGGGCGCTCCCGCCGATCAGTCGCGGCTGGCCATGGCCCTGGCCCGGCTCGCCGCGACCGCGCCCGAACGGCTGCTCACCCGGGCGGAGGTCCCGGCCTCCCAGGCGCTGGCGACCCGGGGTTTCCCGCCCCGGACGATCGACGGCTTCGTCCGTCCCCTGCTGACCGCGCTGCTCGCCGACCCGACGCTGGCGACCTCCAGCCGCTGCGCCGACCTGGCCCTGCACACCTACGCGACCGGCCGGCTCTGCGTCCCGGAGGGCGGCGCCGACACCCTGCCGGAACTCCTCGCGGCCGCGCTGCCGCCGGGTTCGGTCCGTACCGGAGTACGGGTGACCGCCATGAGCACGACCTCGGTGACCACGGCGGACCACGGTGAACTCGGCTGCCGGGCCGTGGTCCTGGCCACGGACGCCCGGTCCGCCGCCGCGCTGCTCCCCGGTCTGCGCGTGCCGGGGTTCCACCCGGTGACGGTCCTGCACCACGCCACGGACGAGCCTCCGTTGACCGAACCGGCGCTGCTCCTCGACGCCGACCGCAGCGGGCCCGTCTCGCACACGGCGGTGATCAGCCAGGTCGACCCGAGCCGGGCACCGGCGGGCCGCACCCTGATCACCTCGACGGTTCTCGGCACGCCCCCGGACGCCGCGCACCTCGACGCCACGGTCCGCGCCCAACTCGCTCGTCTCTACCGCACGTCCACGACCCGCTGGGAACTGCTGGCCGCCTACCACGTCCCCGAGGCGGTCCCCGCAATGCCCGCGCCGCACGACCTGCGCCGCCCGGTGCGTCTCCTCGCCGGCCTCTACGTCTGCGGCGACCACCGTGACACCAGCACCGTCCAGGGCGCCCTCCACTCCGCCCGCCGGGCCGCCCACGCGGTCCTGACCGACCTGGACGCCCACCCGACGTTCCTGGAGGAGCCATTGGAAACAGCCGCGTGA
- a CDS encoding TIGR01777 family oxidoreductase has translation MTLESPVPPGSRIAIAGASGLIGSALARSLTEDGYEVLRLVRREPRARGEVRWDPDAGRVDRAGLTGCAAVVNLAGAGVASRRWTDAYKATIRESRVRGTRTLAEAAATLDTPPSVFVNGSAIGFYGYTGDRVVDESAEPGSEFLSALCVEWEGAAGVAREAGIRTAFARTGLVVARGGGAWGPLFPLFKAGLGGRMGDGRQYWSFISLHDEVAALRHLLFTPSLSGPFNLTAPTPRTNREITAAMGRVLHRPTLFTVPAPALRLALGGVAGDVLGSTRAVPSRLLESGFTFRYPEIEDAIRAALG, from the coding sequence ATGACCCTTGAATCACCCGTTCCGCCCGGTTCTCGTATCGCGATCGCCGGTGCGTCCGGCCTGATCGGTTCGGCGCTGGCCCGTTCCCTGACCGAGGACGGCTACGAGGTGCTCCGGCTCGTGCGACGGGAGCCCCGGGCGCGCGGCGAGGTGCGCTGGGACCCGGACGCGGGACGGGTCGACCGGGCGGGGCTCACGGGGTGCGCGGCCGTCGTCAACCTCGCCGGCGCGGGGGTGGCGTCCCGCCGCTGGACGGACGCGTACAAGGCGACGATCCGCGAGAGCCGGGTGCGCGGCACCCGGACGCTCGCCGAGGCCGCCGCCACGCTCGACACCCCGCCGAGCGTGTTCGTGAACGGCAGCGCGATCGGGTTCTACGGCTACACCGGTGACCGGGTGGTGGACGAGTCGGCGGAGCCGGGGTCGGAGTTCCTGTCCGCGTTGTGCGTGGAGTGGGAGGGGGCGGCCGGGGTCGCGCGGGAGGCCGGGATCCGTACGGCGTTCGCCCGTACAGGGCTGGTGGTGGCGCGGGGCGGGGGTGCGTGGGGTCCGCTGTTCCCGCTGTTCAAGGCCGGGTTGGGCGGGCGGATGGGGGACGGCCGCCAGTACTGGAGCTTCATCTCCCTGCACGACGAGGTCGCGGCGCTGCGGCATCTGCTGTTCACGCCGTCTCTGTCCGGGCCGTTCAACCTGACGGCGCCGACCCCGCGTACCAACCGTGAGATCACGGCGGCGATGGGGCGTGTGCTGCACCGGCCCACCCTGTTCACGGTGCCCGCGCCCGCGCTGCGGCTCGCGCTCGGGGGTGTCGCCGGTGACGTCCTGGGCAGCACGCGGGCGGTTCCCTCGCGGTTGCTGGAGTCGGGGTTCACGTTCAGGTATCCGGAGATCGAGGACGCGATTCGAGCTGCGCTCGGCTGA
- a CDS encoding GNAT family N-acetyltransferase, with product MPVPHIRLATSDDEDMLGRLDRETWSTLHSVQERPTQPYEPFFNERYGPHDHLVAEIGGAVVGYVRLALPSNLACHAHVRQIQGLAVADEARGSGVARALLRAAQDEARRRGARRLTLRVLGHNTPARKLYESEGFVVEGVLPEEFLIDGAYVDDVVMGRRL from the coding sequence ATGCCCGTTCCGCACATACGCCTGGCGACCTCGGACGACGAGGACATGCTCGGTCGCCTCGACCGCGAGACCTGGTCCACGCTGCACTCCGTCCAGGAACGGCCCACGCAGCCGTACGAGCCGTTCTTCAACGAGCGGTACGGCCCCCACGACCACCTGGTGGCCGAGATCGGCGGCGCAGTCGTCGGCTACGTCCGCCTCGCCCTGCCCTCCAACCTCGCCTGTCACGCGCACGTCCGCCAGATCCAGGGTCTCGCCGTCGCGGACGAGGCACGCGGCTCGGGCGTCGCCCGCGCCCTGCTGCGCGCCGCGCAGGACGAGGCCCGGCGGCGCGGCGCACGACGGCTCACCCTGCGCGTCCTCGGCCACAACACGCCCGCCAGGAAGCTCTACGAGTCCGAGGGCTTCGTCGTGGAGGGCGTGCTGCCGGAGGAGTTCCTGATCGACGGGGCCTATGTGGACGACGTGGTGATGGGCCGTCGCCTCTGA
- a CDS encoding MarP family serine protease, whose product MDVLDILLMLVILAYAASGYRRGLVAGCVSLAGFVGGAAIGVWVLPWMMELVEAGTPAATITAVLTVLVPGVIGHELAGRLALRLRREIDRSPLRVADGVGGAAANTVAVLIVAWVAASILAASSSAVVTNSIRNSVLLGAVQDTMPETTPAWFSNATSALTEAGFPQVFNPFENEATAEVAKPSGDSVTPAATDAAKRSTVKIEGVAGTQGREGSGFVFATERVMTNAHVVAGIDEPTVRVGGVGKAYEAKVVLFDSDKDVAVLYVPGLKAPLLRFDDSAGRGDAAVVAGYPEDGGLDLQAATVASRIDATGRNIYNTDSVTRDIYSIRSTVRPGNSGGPLLTTDGKVFGVVFARSTSDAETGYVLTVDEVAPDAERAANATAPVDTGDLVTS is encoded by the coding sequence GTGGACGTGCTCGACATCCTGCTGATGCTGGTGATCCTGGCCTACGCGGCGTCCGGTTACCGTCGCGGCCTGGTCGCGGGATGTGTGTCCCTCGCCGGTTTCGTGGGCGGCGCGGCGATAGGCGTCTGGGTGCTGCCCTGGATGATGGAGCTGGTGGAGGCGGGCACCCCGGCGGCGACGATCACGGCGGTGCTGACGGTTCTGGTGCCGGGCGTGATCGGGCACGAGCTGGCGGGCCGGCTGGCGCTGCGGTTGCGGCGGGAGATCGACCGCAGTCCGCTGCGGGTGGCCGACGGCGTCGGCGGGGCCGCGGCCAACACGGTCGCCGTGCTGATCGTGGCCTGGGTGGCCGCGAGCATCCTCGCGGCCTCCTCGTCGGCGGTGGTGACCAACTCGATCCGGAACTCCGTGCTGCTCGGCGCCGTGCAGGACACCATGCCGGAGACCACCCCGGCCTGGTTCTCCAACGCCACCTCCGCGCTCACCGAGGCGGGCTTCCCGCAGGTCTTCAACCCCTTCGAGAACGAGGCGACGGCCGAGGTCGCCAAGCCCTCCGGCGACAGCGTCACCCCGGCCGCGACCGACGCGGCCAAGCGCAGCACGGTGAAGATCGAGGGCGTCGCGGGCACCCAGGGCCGCGAGGGCAGCGGCTTCGTGTTCGCCACTGAGCGGGTGATGACCAACGCCCACGTGGTGGCCGGCATCGACGAGCCGACCGTGCGGGTGGGGGGCGTGGGCAAGGCGTACGAGGCGAAGGTGGTGCTGTTCGATTCGGACAAGGACGTGGCGGTGCTGTACGTCCCGGGTCTGAAGGCCCCGCTGCTGCGCTTCGACGACAGTGCCGGGCGCGGTGACGCGGCGGTGGTGGCCGGGTATCCGGAGGACGGCGGTCTGGACCTCCAGGCGGCCACGGTCGCCAGCCGTATCGACGCCACCGGCCGGAACATCTACAACACCGACTCGGTGACCCGCGACATCTACTCCATCCGTTCCACCGTCCGTCCGGGCAACTCCGGCGGCCCCCTCCTCACCACCGACGGCAAGGTCTTCGGCGTCGTCTTCGCCCGCTCCACCTCGGACGCGGAGACGGGTTACGTGCTCACCGTGGACGAGGTCGCCCCCGACGCGGAGCGGGCCGCGAACGCAACGGCCCCGGTGGACACGGGTGACCTCGTGACCTCGTGA
- a CDS encoding peptidoglycan recognition protein yields the protein MRERMRLARERVDLPRPVLLLLACLPGLAAVLALVLFAIGADRTDERADGPATTRPALPHQAPRPPIVPRSRWLEKDAPTQPPARYDDEVAAVFIHHTDSPNGYDCADAPRIIRGLYTGQTGAKHWDDIGYNFLVDRCGTIYEGRAGGVDRAVTGAHTQGFNHRTTGIAALGTFTAGVPVPQAMTDAIAALAAWKLGLSDSDPRGSVRLTSSNSLSRYAAGTTVLLPTLAGHSDGFMTSCPGAALAERLPAIREQAARLQGRS from the coding sequence ATGCGGGAGCGTATGCGCCTGGCCCGGGAGCGGGTGGACCTGCCCCGGCCGGTCCTCCTGCTGCTGGCCTGTCTGCCGGGGCTCGCGGCCGTGCTCGCCCTGGTGCTGTTCGCGATCGGCGCGGACCGTACGGACGAGCGCGCCGACGGGCCCGCCACGACCCGGCCCGCGCTGCCGCACCAGGCGCCCCGGCCCCCCATCGTGCCCAGGTCCCGCTGGCTGGAGAAGGACGCGCCCACCCAGCCGCCCGCTCGCTACGACGACGAGGTCGCCGCCGTCTTCATCCACCACACGGACTCCCCGAACGGGTACGACTGCGCCGACGCACCCCGCATCATCCGCGGCCTCTACACCGGCCAGACCGGTGCCAAGCACTGGGACGACATCGGCTACAACTTCCTCGTCGACCGCTGCGGCACCATCTACGAGGGCCGCGCGGGCGGCGTCGACCGGGCCGTCACCGGCGCCCACACCCAGGGCTTCAACCACCGCACCACCGGGATCGCCGCCCTCGGCACCTTCACCGCCGGGGTGCCCGTCCCGCAGGCCATGACCGACGCGATCGCCGCGCTCGCCGCCTGGAAACTGGGCCTCTCCGACAGCGACCCCCGGGGCAGCGTCCGGCTCACGTCCAGCAACAGCCTCAGCCGCTACGCCGCCGGCACCACCGTCCTGCTGCCCACCCTCGCGGGCCACAGCGACGGCTTCATGACCAGCTGCCCCGGCGCGGCCCTCGCCGAGCGCCTGCCCGCGATCCGCGAACAGGCGGCCCGCCTCCAGGGCCGCTCCTAG